The Nitrospira sp. KM1 genome includes a window with the following:
- a CDS encoding oligosaccharide flippase family protein, with translation MLTNLLMESRARLTIRSELKSSLKSIALIFFSLAGSGFLAFLTQVLLGRILTVEDFGILSTALSIVVIVTAVIGFGMPSVWLLIFGQEGWQAFRWVKKSFGFMLVWGPCVLGLSWCVIWFMNDARLFGTIWWLQAMVVMQVLVELLGAKLQLEARYTALSMWQLLPHLGRLSVAAVVYYAATPSVDLVAKGFCAMSLLLIASSAFALASFTPSKMRLAGHQSSSAYSENPSPASPSLKNLLTVAWPFAGAAVLGMLYGRIEIVLLGSVISPIAAGAFSIATAFLLVTFLVPQAMYQKFLLPKIHRWFYSDWKKFLSVYRFGCATMTLFGLAATIGIYWLGGALVNLFFGDKYSRSGEILSMLSVCILLRFMSTSIESSLMSGDHGRRRLYCQAVAALISVPCAYILIDLYGVNGAILNRILTELTLLVGYSYTASRYVLGANAWSGWSLRFHHG, from the coding sequence ATGCTGACGAATTTGCTCATGGAAAGTCGAGCACGTTTGACTATTCGATCCGAATTGAAGTCAAGCCTGAAGAGCATCGCGCTCATCTTTTTCAGCCTGGCAGGATCGGGGTTTCTTGCATTCCTTACTCAGGTATTGCTCGGTCGGATCCTGACGGTCGAGGATTTTGGAATTTTAAGTACCGCGTTATCGATTGTTGTGATCGTGACCGCCGTGATCGGCTTTGGCATGCCCAGCGTGTGGCTTCTCATATTTGGACAGGAAGGGTGGCAGGCTTTCAGATGGGTCAAGAAGTCGTTTGGGTTCATGTTGGTCTGGGGGCCCTGTGTCCTCGGTTTATCTTGGTGCGTCATCTGGTTCATGAATGATGCTCGTCTGTTCGGAACCATCTGGTGGTTGCAGGCTATGGTGGTCATGCAGGTACTGGTGGAGTTGCTTGGTGCAAAGTTACAACTCGAGGCGAGATATACCGCGTTATCGATGTGGCAACTATTGCCCCACTTAGGCAGATTGTCGGTGGCTGCGGTTGTGTATTACGCGGCAACGCCGAGTGTAGATTTGGTGGCCAAAGGGTTCTGTGCGATGTCACTGCTGCTTATCGCAAGCTCTGCGTTCGCCCTCGCGTCATTCACACCATCAAAAATGCGACTGGCTGGACACCAGTCATCAAGTGCTTATTCGGAAAATCCTTCGCCTGCTAGTCCCAGTCTGAAGAACCTCTTGACGGTGGCTTGGCCGTTCGCCGGGGCTGCGGTGCTGGGCATGTTGTATGGACGGATCGAGATCGTGTTGCTAGGAAGCGTCATTAGTCCAATCGCCGCAGGAGCATTTTCAATTGCGACCGCTTTTCTGCTGGTGACCTTTCTGGTTCCCCAAGCGATGTATCAGAAATTTTTGCTACCGAAGATCCACCGCTGGTTTTACAGTGATTGGAAGAAGTTTCTATCTGTGTATCGTTTTGGATGCGCAACGATGACCCTCTTTGGTCTCGCCGCTACCATCGGCATCTATTGGCTTGGAGGAGCGCTTGTCAATCTGTTCTTCGGTGACAAATACAGTCGATCTGGTGAGATTCTATCGATGCTGTCTGTGTGCATCCTCTTGCGCTTCATGTCTACGAGTATCGAGAGTTCCCTCATGTCAGGCGATCACGGAAGGCGGAGGCTGTATTGCCAGGCGGTTGCGGCGCTCATCAGTGTCCCGTGTGCATACATTCTTATAGATCTGTACGGGGTGAATGGGGCAATCCTCAACAGGATTCTGACGGAATTGACTTTGCTTGTCGGCTATTCCTACACGGCTTCCCGCTATGTGCTCGGTGCGAATGCGTGGTCTGGCTGGTCGTTACGATTTCATCACGGATAG
- the wecB gene encoding non-hydrolyzing UDP-N-acetylglucosamine 2-epimerase has product MKRIDLIAGARPNFMKIAPIIGALNDAKNRGSELRFRLIHTGQHYDRAMSGSFFEELGIPDPDINLEVGSGTQAEQTAGIMMAYEKILLKEKSDLCLVVGDVTSTMACSIAARKLGVPVAHVEGGIRSGDWTMPEEINRVVTDSITNWFFTTSQTANDNLRQAGVDEDRIFFVGNTMIDTLLTQLPRLRPPECWNALALEPSNYFVVTLHRPGNVDGEQGLLSLLEAIVDGTRGFPVVFPVHPRTAKQLGELGIRTPQLHYIDPLGYLEFNYLVRHARAVITDSGGITEETTVLGVPCLTLRDNTERPETITMGTNELIGTNPSNLAPALARLKAGKWKKGGIPPKWDGKTSERIVKILEQLLIGA; this is encoded by the coding sequence ATGAAACGAATTGACTTGATCGCTGGAGCACGTCCCAACTTTATGAAAATTGCACCGATTATAGGCGCCCTCAATGACGCCAAGAATCGGGGAAGCGAGCTTCGCTTTCGATTGATCCATACTGGGCAGCATTATGATCGGGCCATGTCAGGCAGCTTTTTCGAAGAACTGGGTATTCCAGATCCTGACATCAATTTGGAAGTTGGGTCTGGCACACAAGCAGAACAAACCGCCGGAATCATGATGGCATACGAAAAGATTCTTTTAAAAGAAAAGAGCGATTTGTGTCTCGTGGTGGGCGACGTCACCTCGACCATGGCGTGCTCAATTGCCGCGCGTAAGCTGGGTGTACCGGTAGCGCATGTGGAAGGGGGCATTCGGTCCGGTGATTGGACGATGCCGGAGGAGATCAATCGGGTGGTCACGGATTCAATCACGAACTGGTTTTTCACGACAAGCCAGACGGCAAATGACAATCTGCGCCAAGCCGGCGTCGACGAAGATCGTATTTTCTTTGTCGGAAATACGATGATTGATACGCTCCTCACGCAGCTTCCACGTCTACGTCCACCGGAATGTTGGAATGCCTTGGCGCTTGAGCCGAGCAACTATTTCGTTGTGACATTACATCGTCCTGGGAATGTCGACGGTGAACAGGGTTTGTTGTCCTTGCTCGAAGCCATCGTCGACGGCACTCGAGGCTTCCCCGTGGTATTTCCTGTCCATCCTCGTACCGCTAAGCAGCTTGGAGAGCTTGGCATTCGCACTCCACAGCTCCACTATATCGATCCGTTGGGCTATCTTGAATTCAACTATTTGGTGAGGCATGCACGAGCTGTGATCACCGATTCCGGAGGGATCACGGAAGAAACAACCGTGCTTGGCGTGCCATGTTTGACGCTCCGTGACAATACCGAACGCCCTGAAACAATTACGATGGGGACGAACGAATTGATTGGGACAAATCCGAGTAACCTAGCACCGGCCTTGGCCCGATTGAAGGCTGGCAAATGGAAAAAGGGTGGAATTCCCCCTAAATGGGACGGAAAAACGTCAGAGCGGATTGTCAAGATTCTCGAGCAGTTGTTAATCGGTGCATGA